The proteins below come from a single Clarias gariepinus isolate MV-2021 ecotype Netherlands chromosome 17, CGAR_prim_01v2, whole genome shotgun sequence genomic window:
- the LOC128505562 gene encoding histamine N-methyltransferase-like, which produces MESIMSDHGKYLQCFELLLKNSREHECMIEFIHTILPDVLASIGVDKPTLNVMGVGSGSGEIDLEILKVLHEMHPDAKVENEVVEPSKPMINKYKALLLKTPGLDYATFRWNKMTATEFKTEWDKRNEKKMHFITMIQMLCYVDDMESTLSFYQSLLHKDGKILVILARAESAWARLFYDFEDQLYQKGFGLNISTKEIKSYLDSKKITYQTYKLHSPLDVTECFTPGDIKGEEKLDLVTEVIDFSKTAPPELKDRVLEFLKHPDNSQEVNGRILFDCSLEAVLIDA; this is translated from the exons atggAGAGCATAATGAGTGATCATGGCAAATATCTGCAGTGCTTTGAGCTGCTGCTAAAGAATTCCAGAGAACATGAGTGCATGATAGAGTTCATTCATACAATTCTACCAGATGTCCTggccag CATTGGAGTAGATAAACCCACTCTGAATGTGATGGGAGTGGGTAGCGGATCAG GCGAGATCGATCTGGAAATTCTCAAAGTGCTGCATGAAATGCATCCAGATGCCAAAGTAGAAAATGAAGTGGTGGAACCCAGCAAACCCATGATTAACAAATATaagg ctttATTATTGAAGACACCAGGCCTTGATTATGCTACTTTCAGGTGGAATAAAATGACTGCAACAGAATTCAAGACTGAATGGGATaagagaaatgagaaaaaaatgcacttcATTACCATGATTCAG ATGCTGTGCTATGTGGACGATATGGAGAGCACACTTTCCTTCTACCAGAGTTTACTGCACAAAGATGGGAAAATCCTTGTCATTCTGGCCAGAG CTGAAAGTGCATGGGCCAGACTATTTTATGATTTTGAAGATCAACTGTACCAGAAGGGATTTGGCCTGAATATTTCAACCAAAGAGATCAAGAGTTATCTGGATTCTAAAAAAATCACCTATCAAACGTACAAGTTACACTCCCCACTGGACGTCACTGAGTGTTTCACACCTGGCGATATAAAAGGAGAGGAGAAACTGGACCTTGTGACTGAGGTGATTGACTTCAGTAAGACTGCTCCTCCAGAGCTGAAGGATAGAGTGCTGGAGTTTCTTAAACATCCAGACAACAGCCAAGAAGTAAACGGCAGAATCCTGTTTGATTGTAGCTTGGAGGCTGTGTTGATCGACGCATAG